One segment of Tenrec ecaudatus isolate mTenEca1 chromosome 1, mTenEca1.hap1, whole genome shotgun sequence DNA contains the following:
- the PPP1R8 gene encoding nuclear inhibitor of protein phosphatase 1, whose amino-acid sequence MAAAANSGSSLPLFDCPTWAGKPPPGLHLDVVKGDKLIEKLIIDEKKYYLFGRNPDLCDFTIDHQSCSRVHAALVYHKHLKRVFLIDLNSTHGTFLGHIRLEAHKPQQIPIDSTVSFGASTRAYTLREKPQTLPSAVKGDEKMGGEDDELKGLLGLPEEETELDNLTEFNTAHNKRISTLTIEEGNLDIQRPKRKRKNSRVTFSEDDEIINPEDVDPSVGRFRNMVQTAVVPVKKKRVDGPGSLGLEESGSRRLQNFAFSGGLYGGLPPTHSEAGSQPHGIHGTALIGGLPMPYPNLAPDVDLTPIAPAVNMNPAPNPAVYNPEAVNEPKKKKYAKEAWPGKKPTPSLLI is encoded by the exons ATGGCGGCAGCCGCGAACTCCGGCTCCAGCCTCCCGCTGTTCGACTGCCCGACCTG GGCAGGTAAGCCTCCACCCGGTTTACATTTGGATGTAGTCAAAGGAGACAAACTGATTGAG AAACTGATTATTGATGAGAAGAAGTATTACTTATTTGGGAGAAACCCTGACCTGTGTGACTTTACCATTGACCACCAGTCTTGCTCTCGAGTCCACGCTGCCCTGGTCTACCACAAGCACCTGAAGAGAGTGTTCCTGATCGATCTCAACAGTA CACACGGCACTTTCTTGGGTCACATCCGGTTGGAAGCTCACAAGCCTCAGCAAATCCCCATTGATTCCACCGTGTCGTTTGGTGCATCCACAAGGGCATACACGCTCCGTGAGAAGCCTCAGACGTTACCATCAGCTGTGAAAGGAGATGAGAAGATGGGTGGAGAAGATGATGAACTCAAGGGCTTACTGGGGCTTCCAGAGGAGGAGACTGAACTTGAT AACCTGACAGAGTTCAACACGGCCCACAACAAACGGATTTCCACCCTTACCATTGAAGAAGGGAATCTGGATATTCAGAGgccgaagaggaagaggaagaactcCCGAGTGACTTTCAGTGAGGATGATGAGATCATCAACCCAG AGGATGTGGATCCCTCGGTTGGTCGGTTCCGCAACATGGTGCAGACTGCTGTGGTTCCAGTCAAG AAGAAGCGGGTTGACGGCCCTGGCTCCCTGGGCCTGGAGGAATCCGGGAGCAGGCGCCTACAGAACTTTGCATTCAGCGGAGGACTCTATGGGGGCCTGCCACCCACACACAGTGAAGCAGGCTCCCAGCCACATGGCATTCACGGGACAGCACTCATCGGTGGTTTGCCCATGCCATATCCAAACCTCGCCCCTGATGTGGACTTGACTCCGATCGCACCAGCAGTGAACATGAACCCTGCACCAAACCCTGCAGTTTATAATCCTGAAGCTGTAAATGAACCCAAGAAGAAGAAATATGCAAAAGAGGCTTGGCCGGGCAAGAAGCCCACACCTTCCTTACTGATTTGA